A DNA window from Sulfitobacter sp. BSw21498 contains the following coding sequences:
- a CDS encoding bifunctional riboflavin kinase/FAD synthetase: protein MEIIRDYQFVTASDQGATAAIGNFDGVHLGHLSVIDMARAALPEAPLGVVTFEPHPREYFAPDAPPFRLMGAEARAHQLQKIGVDRLYELGFDATLSSLSPRAFAQEVIVDGLGLRHVVVGADFRFGKARAGTAEHLQAFGVEMGFGVTIAPLMAKGPDTVSSTAIRNALTQARPRDAAAMLGHWHRVEGPILHGEKRGRELGYPTANMSIDGLHPPAFGVYAVLVDVLEGPQAGRYHGVASLGVRPMFGENKANLETFIFDFKGDLYGKHVSVALVDHLRGEERFDSLEALITQMDADSAQARSILATL from the coding sequence ATGGAAATCATTCGCGACTATCAATTTGTAACGGCTTCCGATCAGGGGGCAACTGCCGCTATTGGCAACTTTGACGGCGTACATCTGGGGCATCTGTCGGTCATCGACATGGCCCGTGCTGCCCTGCCCGAAGCACCTTTGGGTGTGGTCACATTCGAGCCGCACCCGCGTGAATATTTCGCCCCAGACGCCCCCCCTTTCCGCCTGATGGGGGCAGAGGCCCGCGCACACCAGCTGCAAAAGATCGGCGTCGACAGGCTGTATGAGCTGGGGTTCGATGCCACCTTGTCCAGCCTGAGCCCCCGCGCCTTTGCACAAGAGGTGATCGTCGACGGGTTGGGCCTGCGCCATGTGGTCGTGGGCGCTGACTTTCGCTTTGGCAAGGCGCGCGCTGGCACGGCTGAACACCTGCAGGCCTTCGGTGTCGAGATGGGGTTCGGCGTGACGATTGCCCCGCTGATGGCGAAGGGCCCCGATACGGTATCCTCGACCGCGATCCGCAACGCGTTGACCCAAGCCCGTCCCCGCGACGCTGCTGCGATGCTGGGCCACTGGCACCGCGTCGAAGGCCCCATTCTACACGGCGAAAAGCGCGGCCGTGAACTCGGGTATCCCACTGCGAATATGTCAATCGACGGGCTGCACCCGCCGGCTTTTGGCGTCTACGCTGTGCTGGTTGATGTGCTTGAGGGGCCGCAAGCTGGTCGGTACCACGGGGTCGCCAGCCTTGGCGTGCGCCCGATGTTCGGCGAGAACAAAGCCAACCTCGAGACGTTCATTTTTGACTTCAAGGGCGATTTATACGGCAAGCATGTCTCGGTCGCGCTTGTCGATCACCTGCGCGGCGAAGAGAGATTTGACAGCCTCGAAGCGCTGATCACCCAAATGGATGCTGACAGCGCGCAAGCCCGCAGCATATTGGCAACGCTATGA
- a CDS encoding MaoC family dehydratase, with product MLDNLPRGTICIEDIEIGMTRYLRKVVTDEDIEMFAQVSTDRNPVHLDDAYAQDTIFEGRIAHGMLTAGLISAVIGEQLPGHGTVYMAQSLKFLAPVRPGDLVYAEVKVTNIEFDKRRVKLDCHCAIDGKKVLIGEATVLAPSRKFD from the coding sequence ATGTTGGATAATCTGCCCCGCGGAACGATCTGTATCGAAGATATCGAAATCGGCATGACGCGCTATCTGCGTAAGGTCGTCACCGACGAAGACATCGAGATGTTCGCCCAGGTGTCCACCGACCGTAATCCGGTGCACCTGGACGACGCCTATGCGCAGGACACCATATTTGAAGGGCGGATTGCCCATGGGATGCTGACCGCCGGCCTGATTTCTGCTGTAATCGGAGAGCAACTGCCCGGGCATGGTACCGTTTATATGGCACAGTCTCTCAAGTTTCTGGCCCCCGTGCGCCCCGGCGATCTGGTCTATGCAGAGGTGAAGGTCACCAATATCGAATTCGACAAACGCCGTGTGAAACTGGATTGTCACTGTGCGATTGACGGCAAAAAGGTCCTGATTGGCGAGGCAACTGTTCTGGCCCCGTCACGCAAGTTCGACTGA
- a CDS encoding TIGR01459 family HAD-type hydrolase: MTQIISNLFEISDRYDALFVDLWGCVHDGVKALPDAVTALQAYRNGGGKVVLVTNSPRPRDGVIKQLAHFGVPDDAWDDIATSGDSARTAMYSGMVGTQVWHLGPPSDKHFFDPSDVLDAPADIQRVALEDAEGIVCTGPFDPSEDPSVLRPQLLYAKQKGLKLLCANPDIVVDRGDVREWCAGAVAALYTEMGGESLYFGKPHPPIYDLARRKLYALDKDISDSGILAIGDGIHTDIKGAMGEDIDSLFISGGLAARETETETQPDPDALTRYLEKETSAPTYTIGHLR; the protein is encoded by the coding sequence ATGACCCAAATTATCAGTAACCTTTTCGAAATCTCTGACCGCTATGACGCGTTATTCGTCGACCTTTGGGGCTGTGTCCATGACGGCGTCAAGGCGCTGCCAGACGCGGTGACCGCACTGCAAGCCTACCGCAACGGCGGGGGCAAGGTGGTACTCGTCACAAACTCCCCCCGCCCCCGCGACGGCGTGATCAAACAACTGGCGCATTTTGGCGTACCGGACGACGCATGGGACGACATTGCCACCTCGGGCGACTCTGCGCGCACGGCGATGTATAGCGGCATGGTGGGTACACAGGTCTGGCACCTTGGCCCGCCCAGCGACAAACATTTCTTTGATCCTAGCGATGTGCTCGACGCCCCCGCCGACATCCAGCGTGTCGCGCTGGAGGACGCCGAAGGCATCGTGTGCACCGGTCCCTTCGACCCGTCCGAAGACCCCTCTGTGCTGCGCCCGCAACTGCTTTATGCCAAGCAAAAGGGGCTCAAGCTGCTGTGCGCGAACCCTGATATCGTGGTGGACCGTGGCGATGTGCGCGAATGGTGCGCGGGGGCTGTGGCGGCGCTTTATACCGAAATGGGCGGTGAAAGCCTGTATTTCGGCAAGCCGCACCCACCGATCTATGATCTGGCCCGCCGCAAGCTTTATGCGTTGGACAAAGACATCTCTGACAGTGGCATTCTGGCAATCGGTGACGGTATTCATACCGACATCAAAGGAGCCATGGGCGAAGATATCGATTCGCTTTTCATCTCCGGCGGGCTTGCCGCGCGGGAAACGGAAACCGAAACCCAACCCGATCCCGATGCGCTGACCCGCTATCTGGAAAAGGAAACATCGGCCCCGACTTACACGATTGGGCACCTACGCTGA